A region of the Dyadobacter sp. CECT 9275 genome:
GTTTTGCAGAAGGCCGCCGGAGCAGCCGGGAGGCTGATCCACAAATCGCTGTACACATTTTTTGAAAAAAAAGCAGCGAAATTAACGGCCCGGTCAGTCTTTTACGATTCTGTTCTTTTCGGGTTGCTGCTGTATCTGTATCCGCTTATTGTACTGCTTTTGTCTGGTATCGTAGCTTTGATTTTCGGAGGACTTGCCGGACTCGCGGTATTTGCGGCCCTGCCACTTTTAGCCTGGGCGGGAGCACGTTATCGGTAACACGCGAAGCCGGTAAAACAGAAAGGGTGTAAATTTGATCCTCAGCATCAGATTTACACCCTCATTTATCTTAATCGACTGCGTTAATCTTTCACACGGTTTAAGCCCATCGTTTTAAGCATCCAGTCGGGCAACGGATTCTGATGTTTGCGCTTACGGATATCCAGGAACCAGCCTATCTTTTTCAGAATGGGTAACTTATGCGTTTCAACTAATTCTATAAGTGTACCGTCGGGATCTTCCAGATAGGCAAAGCGCCCGGCCGCAGATTCCATCCCAAATGAAGATTCACTGTCTATAGTAAAAGGGTATCCTTCGGACTGGAGCCGGGCTTTCAGTGTATCCATGTCCAGTGTATCAAAACACAGGTGGATATAACCGCAATCACCCCAGTAACGGTTTTCAAACAATTTTTTTGGCGTCCGGTCAAGCGCCTGGAGAAGTTCGATCTGTGTATTTCCCAATAATCTGGAAAAAGCGCCATAGGCCGTAAAATTCTTTCTGAGCAACACCCTGCGATACCGCTGGCCAGGTATTGCTGTTGGTAAATCTTCAAAAACGCCGGTTTTATCGTAAACCACTTCCAGCTTCCCTAAAAGGTTCTGATAAAAGCCTATAGATTTATCCATATCCGCAACCCCGACAAACACCCCGGCAACACCGCCGACTGGTTTTGCTGTTTTCTGAAACCAGGACGTATCACTCGTAATCTGAAATATATTGCCGTAAGGATCATTTCCCCAGAACCCTTCACCTTCGGGAAGCTGCACCACAGGACCTACCGCTTCTTTCGACGCCGCCTTTACCCATGCATGTGCCTGTCTGATGTCCCGCGCTTTGAAACGGATGGCATTAATTCCTAAATCACCCATTTCCAGTTTAAAGTTCAGGGGCTGAGACAGTCGGCTAGTGAACGACCAGATTTCCAGCCCGCCACCTCCCGCCATATTCAATACCAGTGCTGCCTGGCGCGAATGAACTTTGCCGCCGGTATAAGGCGTCATGAGGGGCGCCTCCGCTTTCTCATCAAAGACCGGCACATCAAAACCAAGTACGCGACGGTACCATGCCCATGCCTCGGGGACATTCTGAACACCAATACCAACTTGCTGTATACCGGAAATTAGTGGGTTACTCATTTATAAAAGGGTTTGTAGAAGATTATAAGTATTTACCATGAAGCGGCAATGTTACAAAAATAATGAGGAAAGTTGGTTAATGAGGAATGAGAATTGGCCCGGCATGTTATTATTCCGCCGGGCGATGGGGTAGTCTGCGGGAAGGGGTATTTCTTTTGCGCAGCAACCATAGCCCGGGTGACCGTCTCTGGAACGCCACTATTTCCTGGTAACAGGTACCTGATTGAGATTTAATTTTTACTGATACTTCGGCAGGGTTGGATATGATTGAAATGAAAGTGGAAAATTGGTTTTGATGGATTAAATTTGGGATACAGTTACTTGGATTGGCATAGACCTGCAACCCACATGATTACATTTGCGACGAGGTTTTATCGTGCAAAAAGTAAAAGTTCGGATCGTTAGTAAAAAAGAGGTTTATCTCGGTAATAATTTTACACAACAATACATCGGGTTGGGCCTAATAATTGTTATCTTTAAACTGGAATTTCAGAATAATATTTTAATTTTTTTTGGGACGCATCCAATTTGATGTTTTGCCCGTATATCTAGTGAGCCTGGTCTCAAATTTTATAGGATGAATCAAACAGTAGAAATTGCCCCCATTGCCGAGAGTATAAAAGCTTTTTTTAGTACCAGAAGTTATTCCAATGCCATCGTGATAGCCGATAACAATACCAAAAAGCATTGTTATCCATTGATTAAAGAAAGTTTACCAAAGCATAATCTGGTTGTAGTCAAGAGTGGTGAAGAACATAAAACATTGATTTCCTGTGAATTGATATGGGGAGAGATGACAAAAGCGGAACTGGACAGGCACGCAGTTGTTATCAACATAGGAGGTGGGGTAATTGGAGATATGGGTGGTTTTTGTGCCTCGGTGTATAAAAGGGGTATTGATTTTATACAAATTCCCACAACTCTCCTGTCTCAGGTAGACGCAAGCGTAGGAGGGAAGTTAGGTATTGATTTTCAGGGTTTTAAGAATCATCTGGGGGTATTTAAGTTACCTGAAAGTGTTTTGATAGATCCGGTGTTTTTAAAGTCATTGTCGGAACGGGAGCTGAGGTCGGGTTTTGCGGAAATTATCAAGCATTGCCTGATAGCAGACGGGGACAAGTGGGAGCAGCTGAGAACGATTGATTTTGAGAGGCAAAACTGGGCGGACCTGATCGCTCATTCTGTTAAAATTAAAAAATGGGTGGTTGACCAGGACCCGACCGAAAAAGGACTACGGAAGATCTTGAATTTCGGCCATACGCTCGGACATGCTGTTGAAACTCATTTTCTGAGCAAACCCGCAGGACAGAAACTGCTTCACGGCGAAGCCATTGCGGTGGGTATGATTATGGAAGGGTATATTTCCAGGAGCAGGAAAATGATTGATAATGAGTTGCTTGATCAAATGGAGGAATTTATTTTTGCAACTTACGGAAAAGTAAATATCAAACCAGACGATGTGGAGGCAATAATCCAGCATACGCGTCAGGACAAGAAGAATAAGGGTAAAGAAATTCGTTTTTCGTTGCTTAAAGGAGCAGGAGAATGTGCTTTTGATGTAGTGGTAACAGCGGCAGAAATGCGGAAAGCAATAGCGTATTACATGGCGTAGAAATTAGTTGTGAGGTGCGCTATTGAAGTTTTTTGGGAGTTTTCGGCTTTAATCTAACTATTTAATCTCACCTCATAATTCGTTTGATATGCGTAGATTTATTTTACCTTTTGCAGCTTTACTCGTAGTTATTGTCGTAGCAGGATGTTCAAGTGGACGTAAAGTTTTTGTAGAACACGACTATAGCTATGAAACCAATTTTAAAGATTATTCTTCATACACCTTTCTGGAATGTGAGCGGGATACCAATAATCTTTGTACAGAAATATATGAGGCCATCCGCCGGCAGATGCAGGTAAGAGGCTACAAACTTACCGCCGAAAAACCAACCCTGCTTGTTAATTATGGTATCTTTTACGACAATCTGAGATACCAGGGGTATATGCAGCCGGTAATCAAAAACTGGGTGGATACAGAAAACGATGGCTTCAGATACGAACCGATAAAATATGCGCTTGACAAAGGCACGTTGATTGTCTCTCTGATCGACGCAGAAAGTGATCAGGTGGTATGGAGAGGTTATGCCTCAGGAATTTTCAAAGGAAGTGAAAATTCCAATAACCACTACCGAAGTGTCGTCCGGAGGATTTTTGACCAGTACCCGCTCTTCGCCAAAGGCTACGACCCCCGCAGGTATAGCGAACAAGTAGGACGCTGAGGAAGTATGCAGTTTTGAGTAGGCAGTCGTCGGTACGTTTCCCATGGCTGCATACTGCCTACTGTGAACCGCCTACTAATTTAAGTAAGCAGTCTGCGGTACGTTTCACATAGATGGATGCGTACTGCCTACTTTGAACTGCAAACTCAAAACCTCCTACTCAAAAACTACCTGAGCTTAAGTGTAACCAGTGTGACAATTGCCAGTATAATG
Encoded here:
- the aroB gene encoding 3-dehydroquinate synthase; this translates as MNQTVEIAPIAESIKAFFSTRSYSNAIVIADNNTKKHCYPLIKESLPKHNLVVVKSGEEHKTLISCELIWGEMTKAELDRHAVVINIGGGVIGDMGGFCASVYKRGIDFIQIPTTLLSQVDASVGGKLGIDFQGFKNHLGVFKLPESVLIDPVFLKSLSERELRSGFAEIIKHCLIADGDKWEQLRTIDFERQNWADLIAHSVKIKKWVVDQDPTEKGLRKILNFGHTLGHAVETHFLSKPAGQKLLHGEAIAVGMIMEGYISRSRKMIDNELLDQMEEFIFATYGKVNIKPDDVEAIIQHTRQDKKNKGKEIRFSLLKGAGECAFDVVVTAAEMRKAIAYYMA
- a CDS encoding DUF4136 domain-containing protein — translated: MRRFILPFAALLVVIVVAGCSSGRKVFVEHDYSYETNFKDYSSYTFLECERDTNNLCTEIYEAIRRQMQVRGYKLTAEKPTLLVNYGIFYDNLRYQGYMQPVIKNWVDTENDGFRYEPIKYALDKGTLIVSLIDAESDQVVWRGYASGIFKGSENSNNHYRSVVRRIFDQYPLFAKGYDPRRYSEQVGR
- a CDS encoding VOC family protein; translation: MSNPLISGIQQVGIGVQNVPEAWAWYRRVLGFDVPVFDEKAEAPLMTPYTGGKVHSRQAALVLNMAGGGGLEIWSFTSRLSQPLNFKLEMGDLGINAIRFKARDIRQAHAWVKAASKEAVGPVVQLPEGEGFWGNDPYGNIFQITSDTSWFQKTAKPVGGVAGVFVGVADMDKSIGFYQNLLGKLEVVYDKTGVFEDLPTAIPGQRYRRVLLRKNFTAYGAFSRLLGNTQIELLQALDRTPKKLFENRYWGDCGYIHLCFDTLDMDTLKARLQSEGYPFTIDSESSFGMESAAGRFAYLEDPDGTLIELVETHKLPILKKIGWFLDIRKRKHQNPLPDWMLKTMGLNRVKD